Proteins from one Parasteatoda tepidariorum isolate YZ-2023 chromosome 4, CAS_Ptep_4.0, whole genome shotgun sequence genomic window:
- the LOC107456611 gene encoding sodium-dependent organic anion transporter has protein sequence MCPVVLLALLFSFLMLLMELTAAINVTFYPNPLKKLIESEEKQVYFTVFEKSLNNPSEGIYKAVSTNPDIATINNTVFDYSSYNGSFFIQAVFLGKTSVRVVKEVNGTTKEISPPLEIIVMRKVRAISKAFTISVATLVSLNYINMGCALDLSVVQSVLRKPIAPTIGFISQYAVMPLVAYGLARLLFDDVILRLGLFTFGCSPGGGASNMWTVLLNGNLNLSLTMTFISNLAALGM, from the exons ATGTGTCCTGTAGTGTTGCTAGCGTtgttgtttagttttttaatgctGCTAATGGAATTAACAGCAGCTATCAATGTTACGTTTTATCcgaatcctttaaaaaaacttattgagaGTGAAGAAAAACAAGTGTACTTcactgtttttgaaaaatctcttAACAATCCATCAGAAGGGATTTATAAAGCTGTATCTACTAACCCAGATATTGCTACGATAAATAATACTGTCTTTGATTATAGCAGTTATAATGGATCTTTCTTTATCCAAGCAGTATTTCTGGGCAAAACTTCGGTACGAGTTGTTAAAGAAGTGAACGGGACAACTAAAGAAATCTCTCCACCTCTAGAGATCATTGTGATGCGAAAAGTTCGAGCTATATCAAAAGCTTTCACTATATCTGTAGCCACCCTAGTGtctttaaactatataaatatgGGTTGTGCTTTAGATCTTAGTGTGGTGCAGTCAGTTTTGCGAAAACCTATCGCACCTACTATTGGATTTATTTCGCAGTATGCTGTCATGCCTTTA gTTGCTTATGGCTTAGCTAGGTTGCTATTTGATGATGTCATCCTACGCTTAGGTTTGTTTACATTTGGGTGCAGTCCTGGAGGCGGAGCAAGTAACATGTGGACAGTTCTGTTAAATGGCAACCTTAATTTAAGCTTGACTATGACCTTCATCAGTAATCTTGCAGCACTGGGTATGTAA